The genomic interval GTACTATGTTTGGAATCCGCTTTCGCGAAAGCTTACACAAGTTTCTAAAGATTTAATACAAGAGCCTACCTTCTCTCCAGATGGAAAAAAAATTGCCTACGGAAAAGATAACAATCTGTATGTTTTTGACATTGCTTCACAAACAACCAAGCAGTTTACTTTTGACGGTAAAAAGAATAGTATTATTAATGGAATTACGGATTGGGTATACGAAGAAGAATTTGGATTTGTACGCGCTTTTGATTGGAGCGCCGACAGCAAAAAAATAGCTTACATACGTTTTGATGAAACAAATGTTCCAGAATTTTCAATGGATGTTTATGGCTCAGAATTGTACCAAACGCAAACAGTTTTTAAATATCCAAAAGCTGGAGAAACAAATGCAGAGGTAAGTGTTCATGTTTATACAGTAGATGATGCAAATCAAGGAGCTAATGTAGTGAGGTCGATGGCTCTTAGTTTAAAAAATGCAGATGCTTACTATATCCCAAGATTAAAATGGTCTAAAGATCCGAACGTCTTATCTATTCAAGTACTTAATAGACATCAAGATCATTTAAAACTTCTTTTTTACAACACTCAAACCAATATGGTTAAGCAAGCCTTGAGGGAAAGAGATGAAGCATATGTAGATGTAACAGATAACCTAACGTTTCTTGCTGATAATAGTTTTTTATGGACTAGTGAAAAAGATGGATGGAATCATATTTACCATCACAATCCAGATGGGTCATTAAGAAGACAAGTGACTTCTGGAGACTGGGAAGTGACAGGTTTTTATGGTTATGATTTAAAAACAAATCGTGTTTTTTATCAGAGTTCAGAAAACGGTTCTATTAATAGAGGCGTGTATGCTGTAGCCTTAAATGGAGAAGATAAGCAAGCTTTAGCAGCTTCTGAAGGAACAAATGATGCAGACTTTAGTTATTTTATACACACTTACTCAAATACTACTACACCTTACCGTTTTACACTTAACAATGCAAAAGATGGAAGTCAGGTACGTGTTATAAAGGATAATAAAGATTTAAAAGAATTATATGCAGGATACGATATCTCTCCAAAAGAATTTTTTGAAATTGATATCAATGGAGTGTCTTTGAATGCGTATATGATTAAGCCTACAGATTTTGATCCTTCCAAAAAGTATCCACTTTTTATGACGCAATATTCTGGACCAGGTTCACAAAGTGTTGCCAATGAATGGGATACTTCTAATGATTATTGGTTCCATATGCTGGCACAAAATGATTACATCGTAGTGTGCGTAGATCCGAGAGGCACAGGATTAAAAGGACGTGATTTCAAAAAGATGACTCAAAAAGAATTAGGGAAGTTTGAAGTTCAAGATCAAATAGCCGCTGCCAATGAGCTAAGTAAAAGGTCATATATAGACGAAAGTCGTACGGGAATTTGGGGATGGAGTTATGGTGGCTTTATGGCATCAAACTCTTTATTTCAAGGATCAGATACGTTTGAGATGGCTATTGCAGTAGCACCAGTTACTTCTTGGAGGTTTTATGATACAATTTATACAGAGCGCTATATGCAAACTCCACAGGAAAATGCAAGTGGTTATGATGAAAACTCACCTTTGAGTCACGTAAGCAAATTGAAGGGTGACTTTTTATTAGTACATGGTGGAGCAGATGATAATGTTCATGTACAAAACTCTACTAGACTTGTAGAGGCGCTTGTGCAAGCTAATAAGCAATTTGATTACTTCAATTATCCAGACAAAAATCATGGAATTTATGGAGGAAATACACGTCTTCACTTATATACCATGATGACTAACTTCATTAAAGAGAAATTATAATAACTAACTAACCAATAATTTTATTCAAAAAATCACTTATATGGAATTTAAATACGGAGGTTCTCTAACCAATCAAAAAACAGTACTTGGGCATCCATCTGGTCTGTTTGTCCTATTCTTTACAGAGATGTGGGAGCGTTTTTCTTACTATGGTATGCGTGCATTACTAGTGCTATTCTTAGTTTCAGCTGTGCTCGATGGAGGATGGGGCTGGGAAAGAGCAGAAGCTCTTCAACTATATGCATTCTATACAGGACTCGTATATGTAACTCCAATTTTTGGGGGTTTAATTGCAGATAAAATAACTGGATACAGGAGAGCAGTAGTTATAGGAGCTTTGTTAATGACTTTAGGTCATGCATCTATGGCTTTTGAAGTGACAGCAGACTTTTTCTTTTATGCTGGACTTGTACTTTTAATTATTGGGAATGGTATGTTTAAGCCTAATATTTCTTCAATGGTAGGTCAGCTTTACAAAGATCAAGGGAAAGAGAAAGATGCTGGGTACACTATATTTTATATGGGTATTAACTCTGGAGCATTTTTAGGTATTCTTTTGTGTGGATACATTGGGGAAAGTGTAGGATGGCATTATGGTTTTGGTTTAGCTGGAATTTTCATGCTCGTTGGGATGTTGCAGTTTCATTTTGCACAAGATATATTTGGAAGGATTGGTCTTTCTCCAAAAAAATCGGAGGAGTTCGACGATGCTCTTGAAGATAGTGTTGAAGATGCTATTGACAAAATTGAAGACGTTGTTGATGAATCAAAAAAATCTAAGGTTACTAGAGATAGATTGATTGTTATAGGTGTATTAGCCTTCTTTACAATATTCTTTTGGTGGGCATTTGAGCAGGCTGGTGGTTCAATGACCATTTTTGCTGCAGATTATACAGATAGAGTTCTAGAGGGAAGTAGTGGTATGACTTTCAAAATTGTTAATACTCTTCTCACAGTTGTTCCAATGATAATTATTACTTGGGTTTTGAGTTTGTTATTTAGACAGACTTTTGGAAAGTTTGCACTTTCTAACATTATATTGGGAGTAGGATTTGTAATAATTTGGGGGATTGTAATATGGATGCTTTCTCGTCAATTTGCTGATGACGCTCCAGAAGTACCAGCGTCTTGGTTTGGTATTTTAAATTCTTTCTTTATCATCGCATTCGCTCCATTGTTTTCTAAAATTTGGAAAAGTAAATTCAATCCAAGTGGTCCAATAAAATTTGCCATAGGTCTAATATTATTAGGTCTCGGGTTTGGAATACTCTCTTATGGATCTATGGGTATTCCATTAGGAGCAAAGACTGCTTCTGTAAGCATGATTTTTCTTGTACTAGCATATTTGTTCCATACATTAGGAGAACTATGTGTCTCTCCAGTAGGTCTTTCTTATGTAAGTAAACTAGCTCCAGCAAAACTTGTTGGCTTAATGTTTGGAATTTGGTTTGTGGCAAACTTTATAGCAAATTTTGCAGCTGGTATTACAGGTAGTTATATTGACCCAATTGTCGAAGAATACGGAATGGCAACGTTCTTTATGATCTTTACAATAGTACCTGTAGGAGCAGGGCTTTTAATGCTTGCTTTAAATAGAACTTTAATTAAAATGATGCACGGAATCAGATAAAATGTTACATATCTTACTTTAATTAAAAAACGTTCCAATTTTGGAACGTTTTTTGTCTAAATCGTTTTGATTGTATATTAGATCTATAAAAATAATTAAATGAAAAAGTTAGTATATATTTTATTGTTTATTTCTACAGCCACGCTTAGTGCCCAACAAATTAACTGGATCACTATGGATCAAGCGCTAGCAGCTCAAAAAGAGACTCCTAAAAAAATCTTTATGGATGTATATACTACGTGGTGTGGACCTTGTAAAATGCTGGATAGAAATACATTTGTAGATAAAGATGTAGTACAATTCATCAATGAAAATTACTATGCTGTAAAGTTTAATGCAGAAGGCACAGAATTTATAAATTATCTAGGTAATACATATACGAATCCTAGACACGATCCTAAAAGAAAAGGACGTAATTCCCAGCATGAATTTGCTCAAGGACTAAAAGTAAGAGCTTATCCCAGTATGGTGTTTTTTGATGAGAATGGTAACTATATCCAACCTATCACAGGGTATCACACACCACAACGACTTGAAATTTACGTAAAAATGGTAGCAAATGATGATTACAAAGAAATAACTACTCAAGAGAAGTGGGATCAATACCAAAAAGACTTTAAATACTCTTGGTCAAAGTAATCATGCTATTTAATTAAAAAAGCTCCCTTTTTATACGTGTTATGAAAAGGGATTTTTTCTTTTAGACATGTTTTCTCCCACTTTTGGATATAACTCCTGTAATTAGATCCATCTGCTATTATTGTGGCTTTTGGGTGTACTAGTATTAATCGTCTTAAATTAATTTTTGGAGAATTAGATAGCAGAATAAAATTAGGTCGCGTTTCAGGAATATCATATATGCCTAAGCTATCAACAACAAGAATTTCTTTTTCATTAAAGCGATAATAATTAGACATAGCGTGTACACTTAATTTATTAATGGTTACTGCATCTTTATAAGCATCAATGATATAATTAGGTTTAAAACTTTCAGTGCTATCATTTTTAAAAACTAATAATTTATTACCCTTAAGTACTGTGACTGTAGAAGTTTTATATTTATGTAATATCGCTAGGTGAGATGGAGAGTTTCTAGTTTTTTCTTCTAATAATACACATGTAAAACACATTAAACTAAATGCTGCGATATAGACTCTAAGAGCCGTATATTTCTTTAGAAGAAAAATAATGGAGATGATTAAAATATAAGACGCTATTAGTAAAGGTATACCTAAAGTAATATGCTTTAGTACAAATAGATCTTGACTTGCTATCCAGTGTATATAGGAGTTCATTAAGTCAATAATCCATCCATACGTTTTAATAAAAACTGTTGGAACTTCCCCAATTAGCGCAATTAAAATTATTAATAAACCATATCCTAGTATCAAGGTCAAAAAAGGTAAAACGATAATGTTAGACAAGAAAAATAAACCAGCAAATTGATGAAAATAATATAGGCTTAATGGTACAACTCCAAGTTGTGCTGAGATAGTTACTGTCGCAACCCCCCAAAGCAACTTATCTATATAGTATTTTGGTTTGTAAAAAGAGGAGAGCCAAGGCTGAATCCATAGAATTGCCATCACAGCCATATAGCTTAATTGAAAGCCTACCTGATAGATCAAAAGAGGGTCGTATACAAGCAAGAATAAAGCAGATGCCAGCACTGCATCTTTTGATTTTCTTTTTCCACCTAGAGAACTTCCAATCTCTAAAAAACTAAACATGGTTGCCGCACGTAATACAGAAGGAGACAATCCCGTAACAAGGGCAAAACACCATATTGAGATGATAATTAAAAATGAGCGAAACCACCTTAATCGATACCAGTTTATAAAACGAGTAAGAAAACGTAAGATTAAAAGAATGATCCCTACATGCAATCCCGATACTGCAAGGATGTGCATCATTCCTGCTGCAGCATAGTCATCAGTAAGCTTTTTGTCAATATTTTCACGTTGCCCTAGAAGAAGTGCGTCCATAATGGCAAATTGGCTTTTTGTAAAATGACAAGAATGAAGCTTATTTAGTACGCTTTCGCGAAAGCGTGATGCGCTCACCATGAAGCCACTGGATGTTTTATTAGAAAGAATGAGTTCCTGTTCAGATAACAACAACTGTCCATAGATTTGTCTTTGTTGTAAATAGTTTCCATAATCAAACTGATAAGGATTTTTTTGAAATGGAAGAGGTAATATAAGAGTCTTTGCATGATACCATTTTCCTACTGCCATTTTCTTGGAAACACTATCTTTTTTTACAGACAGAAGTAGATCACCTATTGCAGGTTCTTGATCGATTAGATGAACACTTATTATATACTTATCTTGAAATTGACTTGACTTGAGCCGATTTTTTATTGAAAATAATAGTCTTTGAGGGTGCTTTTCTAGCAAGTGTAAATAATGTCTATCATTAACACGTTGATCCGTAGAGTATGATTTTAGATACCCTAACCCAATAAACAGAAATAGAACAACAATAATAAAAGGAATTTCAGAAAAGGATAGCTTACCCGCTGCAATATGAAGTGATACTAATGTAATAAAACAGAATATCACTGAAAGTAGTATCTCGAGAAGTGTATGCTCCAGCCTACCGTAAATAAGGATACCAGCAATAAATGCTAGTAATATATTAAGTATAGGGAAATTAATATTCTTCAATGAAAAATCTCGTAAGAAATTACTTCATGAAGATAGTTAAATAATTGTAAATGAGTTTAATCCTCTTAAAGTAGTCGTTTTGCCATGACAAAAGCACGATCCCAATACCGTTCATTAAGATTTGATGTAAGGACACCTTTGGAAGTGGTTGCGTGTATAAAATAGACCTGTCCATTCTTGATTTCTGTAACAAGGCCTACATGATTAATACGGTTTCTAGTCTTACTGGTTTTAAAAAATAATAAATCTCCTTTTGCAATATTTTTTCCATGCACAGGCTGGCCTTTTTTTGCCATTTCTCTAGAAACACGTGGTAACGCGATATTTTCTTCTTGAAATGCAACAAAAATAAGTCCTGAACAATCCATACCCTTTCTGGTAGTTCCTCCAAATTTATATCGAGTGCCATTATAAGATTGGGCATTCTGTATGATTCTTTCTGTTTTTCCTATTCGAGGAGCTTTTCTGTAAGATTTTTTTGAGCTCCCACAAGAAGTGAGTACTAACAATACAAGTAACGAGGTGAGTAACTGTTTCATAAATAATGATGGGGTGTCATATATAAACTAAGGTAATTACTTTTTAGTCTCTTTCACAATTAATTTAGCAGCTTTAGAACTTGCTCCAGAGCCACCTAATTTTTTTTCTAAATCGTAATAATCACTAAATAACTGTTTTCTGGAAGTATCGCTTGTAATTTTATCAAGCTCAGCCTTTAAATTCTCTGTGGTCAGTTCTCCTTGAATTAATTCTTTTACAACCTCTCGATCCATAACAAGATTTACAAGAGAAATATAAGCAGTTTTTATAATGCGTCTGGCAATTTGATAAGAGATGACATTCCCTTTATAACATACCACCTGAGGAACTTTAAAAATTGCAGCTTCAAGTGTAGCAGTTCCAGAGGTAATTAAAGCGGCGTTTGCAAAGCTCAAAATGTCATAGGTTTTATTCATGATTAGTTTTACAGGGAAATCTTCAAGAAAAGGGCTGTAAAAAGACTCCTCTTGGCTAGGTGCTCCGGCTATTACAAACTGATAGTTAGGGAAATAATCTACAATACTCAGCATGATATCTAGCATTGCTGTAATTTCCTGCTTACGACTACCGGGTAATAAAGCAATTATAGGTCTTTCATCCAAATCATGTTGCTTAGCAAAGAGCCCTGGATCTGCTTGATCTCTTCCAGAAATAGCGTCCAGTAGTGGATGTCCTACAAAATGCACATCATAATTATAAGAAGCATAAAAATCTTTCACAAAAGGTAGTACTACATACATATGATCTACGCTCGCTTTTATAGCTTTTACACGACTTGATCTAGAGGCCCATACCTGCGGACTTATGTAGTAATGTGTAGCTACTCCTAATGGTTTTGCCCACTGCGCAATACGCAAGTTAAATCCAGAATTGTCAATTAAAATCAAGGCGTCTGGTTCAAAACGAGCAATATCTCTTTTACACTGCTTAATGAATTTAGTAATCTTTCTTAGATTCGTAAGAACCTCCAGAAAACCCATAAACGCACGCTCCTTGTAATGAGAAACGAGTGTACCTCCTACTTCTTGCATTAAGTCACCACCCCAGAAGCGTATTTCTGCATTAGGGTCTTCTCTAAATAATGCTTTCATTAAATTAGAGCCGTGTAAATCTCCACTAGCCTCGCCTGCAAGTATATAGTATCTCATTAATAAAACATTAATAGCATAGTAATTATAGCAATCCCTATAGTAGCAAGCAATACTCCGCGAGCTTTATAAATCTCATTTTTCTTTAAGAAAATAAAAAAAGTAATGAGATTGAGTGTTGCACCTAGAGTGATAATTTTACCTAGGTACCCCTCTGCAAGAGCTTTCTCAATAGTTGCATCACTGCCCTTGTCTGAGAAAAGTAAAATGTACAGGATGATTCCTAACGCATTGGCTAGAATTCCAGCAAGGATTCCTATTAAAATATCTTTTTTCATGGATAATTATTTTTTACGCTTTCGCGAAAAATTGATGATCGAAAAATAATTTATTTTAAATAAACTTTTCGCGAAAGCGAGAAATTATATCTCCCCCTATTTCTATTTTTCTGAAGAGAGTTTTAGTAATCTAATTAAAGATATTATTGATCCCATTCATTGAGTTCTTGAATAAAATGATGTGCTGTAAGGTCAAACTGAACCGGCACAACAGATACAAAGCCTTTAGAAAGAGCCCACTCATCTGTATCTTCTCCTTTGTCTTGATTCACAAATTCGCCTGTAAGCCAGTAATAATCCCTGCCCATTGGATTTGTTCTTTTATCAAAGTCCTCAACCCATTGTGCTTTTGCCTGACGGCAAATTTTAATCCCTTTTATCTCGCCTGCTGGTAATTTAGGGATATTTACATTGAGAACAATTCCTTTTGGGAGTCCATTTTCTAAAACCTGCCTAGTTATTTTTTCTACATATTTTTTTGAGGGTTCAAAATCTGCCTCATGACTGTAGTCTAAAAGAGAAAACCCTATGGCAGGAATTCCTTCTACACCAGCTTCTACGGCAGCACTCATAGTACCACTATAAATCACATTGATGCTAGAGTTACTACCATGATTAATACCGCTTACACAAATGTCTGGTTTACGTGGAACAATTTGTTGGTTTGCAAGTTTAACACAATCTGCTGGAGTTCCAGAACACGTATACTCTTTATGAGTAGCGTCTGGCTCCAAAGTTACAGGATCACAATACAAAGTATCATTTATAGTGATGGCATGTCCCATGCCACTTTGAGGACTATCTGGGGCTACTACAATCACATCGCCTATTGTTTTCATTACATGTATCAATGTACGTATTCCAGGGGCTGTAATTCCGTCATCATTAGTAACTAGAATGAGAGGTTTTGTAGTCATAAAACTGTATTAGAAATTAACTACGAAAATACGTAAATTGCATTTCATTTATAAAATTGATGAGGTTTAACAAAGAATATTGGGTTGTGATTTTTTGTGGCACAATTTTTAATGTACATTGTAGTTAATATGCAAATAGAAGATTTTATGAAAAGGAATTTAAAACTCATTGCACTAGCCTTACTATTCTCAGTGGCTAGTTGCAGTTTTACAACAAAATCATTTGAAGATACAGATAAGGATAAAATATTATTAGATCTTATTTCTTATGTTCTTTCACGCGGTCATTATAACGCTAAGGAGATTAATGATGAGTTTTCACAGGCAGTATTTGATGACTATATAGATGCTCTTGATCCTTATCGTCGCTTTTTTTACAAAAGAGATATAGATGAGTTTCAAAAATATAAGTATGAAATTGATGATGCGATTAGAGATAAAGATCTCAGTTTCTTTAATCTCACCTATGAGCGTTTAAAACAACGTACACACGAAGCACAGGCTATACAGCAAGAAATTTTAACGGCACCTTTTGACTTTAACCAAGATGAAGATTTGAATACAGAGTATGAAAAGTCGCCTTTTGCAAAGAATAAAAGAGAATTAAGAGACCGATGGAGAAAGCAACTTAAGTTAAATGCGTTAAGTGCTTATTTTGATAAAAAGAATGATGAAGAAGCCAGTCTAGATGAAAAAGACTCAAAAATCGAAAGTTTAAAGGAAACCTTTTCAGATAAAGAGCTAGAGTTAAAATCACGTCAAGAAGTAACTGATAACACGAAAGAGTTTTTTGAGTTTACAAATGAATTAGAGCGCAAAGATTATTTTTCGATTTTTTTAAACGCAATTGTTGAAGGTTTTGATCCTCACACCTATTATTTCGCTCCTGTAGAAAAAGATCGTTTTGATACACAAATGAGTGGTCAGTTTCAAGGTATAGGAGCTCGTTTACAAAAAAAGAATGGTGAAATTCGTGTAACTGATATAATTTCTGGTGGTCCAGCTTGGAGAAGCGAGCAACTCAAAGAAGGAGACGTGATTCTTAAAGTAAAGCAGGAAGATGAAAAAGATGCACTGAATGTGGTAGGTATGCGTCTTGAGGATGCTATAGAATTTATTAAAGGACCTAAGGGTACCAAGGTAACGCTATCAGTTAAGACGAAGCTTGACGGGAGTACTAAAAACATCACGATAGAACGTGATATTGTAGAGCTAGAGGAGGTCTACGCCCGTTCTGCCAAAGTTGTAAAGGATGGCCGTAAATACGGACTTATCAATCTTCCAAAGTTTTACTTTGACATGCAAAATTATAAAGAAAAAAATGCTGCAAAGGATGTAAAGAGAGAAGTTGAGCGATTAAAAAGAGAAGGTGTAGAAGGACTTGTAATTGACCTTCGTAACAATGGAGGTGGTTCTTTAAAAACAGTAGTTGATATTGCTGGATTATTTATACGTCAAGGCCCTGTTGTTCAGGTTGCTGGAAATGGAGATGAACCAGAAGTTCTAGAGGATTTAGATCCATCAATTGTGTGGGATGGCCCACTTGTCATTTTAGTAAATGAAATTTCGGCCTCTGCAAGCGAAATACTCGCTGCAGCTATGCAAGATTATGAACGAGCTATAATCATTGGAGGGAAACAAACTTATGGTAAAGGTACAGTGCAAAATGTAGTAGACCTTAATCCATGGCTGCGCAATAACCAGTATGGTGATTTAGGGGCGCTTAAGGTTACTACTCAAAAATTTTACCGTGTGAATGGTGGTTCCACACAGCTCGAAGGTGTGAAAAGTGACGTTGTTGTAGCAGATCGTTTTAAATATGTTGATATTGGAGAGCGTGATCAAAAAAATCCATTACCATGGGATAAGATAGCTCCAGCAGACTATAAAAAATGGGATGGAAATATCAATCTAAAGCAAACTATCAAAAAGAGTAATGCACGTATGTCTAAAAATGAGCATTTAAAGCTAATTGATGAATATGCAAAGTGGATCAAAGAAAGACGCGATGATAATATCTGGTCTTTACAATATGAAAAGTATAAAGAGCGTATAGAAACAAGCGAGGCATTTGCTAAAAAATTTGATGCGATAGATGAGTATGATTCAAACCTTGAGTATAATTCTTTACCGTACGAGCAGAGACTTTTCAAGACAGATACTATTTTAAAAGAAAAGCGTAATCGCTGGCATAAGAGTTTAGCAAAAGATGTTTATGTAGAAGAAGCATTAAATGTACTCAAAGATTTAAAGTCTAGTAATATAAGGAATAAGCTGGCTACGCTTAGAGATTAGTCTATGTCCCAACCGACACAATCATTAACAGCTCTAGCGCTCCAAAAGTTTAAAAAAAACTTTTGGGGCGTTTTGAGTTTAGTCTATATCGTACTCTGTGGGCTCGCTGCATTATTTGCTTATGTTATAGCACCAGATAGTAGTCAAAATGCAAACCAAATGCATTTATCCATCCACTCTCAGCCTCCAGGTTTCCAAGTTGATATGTTGACAATTCCTAGTGACATTGACACTGAACAGTCTTGGTTTTTAAAGTGGTTTTCTGGAAAAAAAACTTCAGATACCGAAATACCGATAACTTCTCATGTAGTCACTGATAATGGTATATCGTATGTTCCGTATACTGGCGATGAAAGCGCTGGAATTGTAAAAAATCTAACCGTAAATGGTGTAGAAGACTATCACGCTTTCGCGAAAGCAAATATCAATTCCTCAAAATTCTTACTTGGAACCGATAAGTATGGAAGAGATTTATTAAGCCGCATGCTTATAGGAGCTCGTATATCTTTTTCTATAGGATTTGTAGCTGTGTTTATCTCTCTTATAATAGGTTTGTTGTTAGGAGCATTTGCAGGCTATTTTGGCGGAAAAATCGATGCTGCTATTATGTGGATAATAAATGTTACTTGGTCCATACCTACATTGTTACTTGTGATAGCCATCACGCTAGCTCTAGGTAAAGGATATTGGCAAGTTTTTATAGCAGTAGGACTTACTATGTGGGTAGAAGTGGCTAGGGTGGTTCGTGGACAAGTTATGGGAGTGAAAGAGATGCAATATGTAACTGCTGCTAGAGCACTGGGCTATACAGATGCGCGCATAATTATAAAGCATATATTGCCTAATGTCATCGCCCCACTTATTGTTATTTCTGCTGCAAATTTTGCAGGTGCTATCCTTATTGAAAGCGGACTCAGTTTTTTAGGAATAGGAGCCCAGCCTCCTACCCCCAGTTGGGGAGCTATGATTAAAGATCATTATAGTTATATCATCTTAGGTAAACCTTATCTAGCAATTATTCCTGGTCTTGCAATTATGCTGTTAGTAATGGCCTTCATGCTTGTGGGGAATGCACTTCGAGATGCGCTGGATGTAAAGGGTTAAATTACATATATGAAAAGAAAATACCTTTATCCATTATTAGTTGCGTTGTTTACCTTAGGTTGGTACGCATTTGAACAGTATGCAAATAGGGCTTTAGATGCACCGCTTATAGAAGAAGGTAAGAAGCCTAAAGTAACCACAAATACTTATTTTTTGCCAAGTTCTACCACCGATCAAGTAATACATCATCATTATTATTCATTAAGCTACAGTGAGCCAGACGAACAGGCAGAGTGGGTGGCTTATGAACTTAAAAAGAATCAAGTAGTAAATGCAGATTTTAAAAGA from Dokdonia sp. Hel_I_53 carries:
- a CDS encoding carboxy terminal-processing peptidase, translating into MKRNLKLIALALLFSVASCSFTTKSFEDTDKDKILLDLISYVLSRGHYNAKEINDEFSQAVFDDYIDALDPYRRFFYKRDIDEFQKYKYEIDDAIRDKDLSFFNLTYERLKQRTHEAQAIQQEILTAPFDFNQDEDLNTEYEKSPFAKNKRELRDRWRKQLKLNALSAYFDKKNDEEASLDEKDSKIESLKETFSDKELELKSRQEVTDNTKEFFEFTNELERKDYFSIFLNAIVEGFDPHTYYFAPVEKDRFDTQMSGQFQGIGARLQKKNGEIRVTDIISGGPAWRSEQLKEGDVILKVKQEDEKDALNVVGMRLEDAIEFIKGPKGTKVTLSVKTKLDGSTKNITIERDIVELEEVYARSAKVVKDGRKYGLINLPKFYFDMQNYKEKNAAKDVKREVERLKREGVEGLVIDLRNNGGGSLKTVVDIAGLFIRQGPVVQVAGNGDEPEVLEDLDPSIVWDGPLVILVNEISASASEILAAAMQDYERAIIIGGKQTYGKGTVQNVVDLNPWLRNNQYGDLGALKVTTQKFYRVNGGSTQLEGVKSDVVVADRFKYVDIGERDQKNPLPWDKIAPADYKKWDGNINLKQTIKKSNARMSKNEHLKLIDEYAKWIKERRDDNIWSLQYEKYKERIETSEAFAKKFDAIDEYDSNLEYNSLPYEQRLFKTDTILKEKRNRWHKSLAKDVYVEEALNVLKDLKSSNIRNKLATLRD
- a CDS encoding ABC transporter permease, with product MSQPTQSLTALALQKFKKNFWGVLSLVYIVLCGLAALFAYVIAPDSSQNANQMHLSIHSQPPGFQVDMLTIPSDIDTEQSWFLKWFSGKKTSDTEIPITSHVVTDNGISYVPYTGDESAGIVKNLTVNGVEDYHAFAKANINSSKFLLGTDKYGRDLLSRMLIGARISFSIGFVAVFISLIIGLLLGAFAGYFGGKIDAAIMWIINVTWSIPTLLLVIAITLALGKGYWQVFIAVGLTMWVEVARVVRGQVMGVKEMQYVTAARALGYTDARIIIKHILPNVIAPLIVISAANFAGAILIESGLSFLGIGAQPPTPSWGAMIKDHYSYIILGKPYLAIIPGLAIMLLVMAFMLVGNALRDALDVKG